The nucleotide window CCGAACCCATGGGGTGCGCGCACGCTCGAATGGATGATACCGTCGCCTCCGCCGTACTACAATTTCGACCGCATACCGATCGTGCTCGCCGCGCCCTATGACTATGGCCAACCGCTGCCATATCGCGAAGTGGCGCCCGAGTATCTCGCTGCGGTTCCTCGGTTCTAAAGGAGAAGAGCACAGGCACGATGGCGAGTCACGCGCTCACACTTGACGACGCGCAGTACGAAGAACAGCGGGATCACCGGCTGCTCGGGTTTCTTTTTTTCCTGATCAGCGACTGCATCATATTTTCGTCGTTCATCTTCACGTATCTGTATTTGCGAAGCGCGGCGCCGGTATGGCCGCCCGCGGGCGTGACACCGGCAGACCTGTACATGGCCGGCGTGAACTCGATCGTGCTGTTCGGAAGCGGTGCCACGATGCACTTCGCGATGGAATCTTTCAAGCACGACAAACATCTGCGATTCTACTGGTGGATGATGGCCACGATCCTGCTCGGTTCGATGTTCTTGGGCGGCCAAGCGATCGAGTATACCAACCTCATCCATGAGAACACCATGTGGACGACGAGCATCTACGGATCCTCGTTCTTCTCACTGACGGGGCTCCACGGTTTCCACGTTTTGATCGGCGTCTGCTTCCTCGTCGTGGTGCTGAACCAGACGCTCTCGGGCACGTACACGAAGACTCGCTATTTCGGTCTCACCGCGGCGTCGCTGTATTGGCACTTCGTCGACGTGATCTGGGTGGCGTTGTTCAGCATACTCTACGTGTGGCGCTAAAGGAGAACGACGTGGACGCAGCCGCCATCGAACGGACCATCGCTCTCGTCGGCGCAATCGTCGTGGGAACCGCCGCGCTCTGGTCGTTGAAGCTCGAGTGGCCGAAGACCGGGCTCGACGATCATGTGGCGAAGATCATGTTGGGTTTGCTGGCTCTTGGCTGCTGCATCGTGATCCTCGTGGCGACGCGTGTCCTGCACGGCATAGCATAGGAGAACGGCATGGCGGACGATTGGATGCATGGCGATATCCCACAGAGCCGGGGCATGCCCGTGACGGTGCAGATCTTCTTCGCGATCGGTGTTCTCTTGATCTTATTCATGGGTGCGATTTCCGCGTTCAATTCCAAGGAGTTTCACATCTGGCCGGCATCGGATTCGGCAAAGATCCAACTCCATAACTGAGGGCCCGACGCCAGCCGCCCTACTACCCCGCCGCGCGGCATGTCCAGCGAGGACGCTCCTTCGCTCGCATCCGGCTCGCTCTGTCGCTCGGTTCACTTCGTCGCTCTCGCCATCCATGGCTCCGCTCCTCGTTCAACGCCTCGCTTGGACATGCCGCGCGGACGTCATCGGGCGGCTCGCGCGTAGGGCATCAGCGGTCGATGTCGATAGCCGGGGCGTCTGAGGCGGCGAGAGCCGCCGAAGTCGAGCGGCGGAGCTAAACTATCCCGATGTTCCGCCGCGTCCCCGGCGCAGACATCGACCGCTGATGACGGAGCGTGCCGCGCGGCGGTAGCGTGCGGCGTTTGCGGAGCCGGAGCGGGGCTGTTAGGCTGGGGGGCGGTTGGCGCCGACGCCGAGCGCGGGGAACGAGCGCGGGAGGATGCCGGTGGATCGACCGTCGATCGCGTGGATGCCGCCGAACTCACTGAACTCGGCGATTGCCGGACGCATGGTCATCGTGAACTCCGCCGGACCGATCGCGGGCCACTCTCCGGCGATCCTGCCGTCCGCGGTTAGCACGGCGACATAGCCGCAGGATCCTCGCGCGGAGAGATCGTCGCAGCCGCGAGTGCGGACGTATCCGTCTACGATGAAGATAGGTTCGTACGTCTTGCGCAGCGCGATGATCGGATCGCGGACGAGCCACGCGGCGTAGACGAAGAACGCGACGGCGACCGGCGCGAAGATGATGGCGATCGGCAGGGCATCGTGAGCCGGCGGGCTGACGTTGGGCGTCACGCGATTCGCGAGCGCGACGGCTGCCCACGCCAAGAGTGCGCCGATGGCGGCCGGCTCGAGAGCGGTTAAGGCGCGTCCGGCGAGCCCGCGCGCGACGACGCGGCGCTCCGAAGGTAACCATGCGCGGCGAACGAGCGTCGAGCGGCGTTCGGCGGGAGTCAGAGCGATGGGAGTGAACGTGATGTCCACGATGGTAAAATTCGGGGCGGGACGCGAGACTCCCCGGGAGTGCGCTACGTCCCGTCCAGGCGGCCTGGCGGCATTTGCGCTCGCATCGTTCGTCGCCGCTACGGGCATTTCACTGCCGGCTTTCGCGGCGCCGCCGAATCCGTTCAGCTTACCGCCCGAGCGCGTGCTCGGTCGCGGGGATCTCATCCCCGACACGTCGCTCGTCGACCAGACCGGCGCTCATCGCTCGCTCAGAGATTTTCGCGGCGATACGCTCGTGATCGGTTTCATCTACACGAGCTGCAAAGACGAGTGTCCGCTCGTCACCGCTAAGTTCAGCGCCCTCGAATCGCGTTTGCCGCAAGCGGGCTTTCATCTCATCGAAGTCACGGTCGATCCGGAGCGGGATACGCCCCGCGTCCTGGCGGCGTACGCGAAGACGCACCACGTCGACGCCGCGCGCTGGACGCTCTTGACCGGCAGCGCGACGGCGATCGCACTTTTCGAGCGCGCGCTCGGCGTTTCGGCGATCGACGACGGCCGTGGGACGATCGTGCACAACGATCGCACGATTATCGTCGACGGACAAGGGACTATCGCGGACGTCATAGATGAAGCGGGATGGACGCCGGACGACATCGCTTCGGACGCACGCAACGTCGCCGGCCTGGCGGCGAACCCGCTGGATCGAATGGATTTAGCGCTTGGCCAAGCTGTCGCATACGTCTGCGGCGGGGTCGTCAACGGGAGAACCGGTCTTACGGACCTCGTCGCCGTGATCGCGATCTTCGGCCTGTCCGCCTGGGCGATGGTCTGGGTTTCGCGCAAGTTCTTTACCACCGGATCTTAATGCACGTTCGAGGGAGGTGACATAGCTCATGGCAGAAGCACTGTGGGAGTACGGCGTGCTCGCCGGAGAGAGCAAGACGAAAGCCTGGCTTGACGAGTTGCAACAAGTGCTGAACGATGGCTGGGAACTTGTCCACTTCGGGCCATACAACCAGAGCAATAACATCGCGATCATCCGACGCCGGAAGGAGTGACCGCGAAGGGTTGCCCGGAACGCTGCTGAAGCCTCAATCGTTGAACAAGATGATCCAGATAGAGTCGGTCTAGGAGCGCGATTTTGATAGGTCAGAAAATTGTCGGTACGGCTCTCGTCGCGGCGTGCCTCGCCGCAGCCGCGTGCGGCACGGGGCCCGGTCCGGTCGGCCAAGGCAATTACGGTACCATTTTCGGAACGGTGACGAACGCTTCGAACGGTAAGCCTATCCAAGGCGCGATCGTCACGGTTTCCGTGGTCGTCTCCGTGCCGACAGACGCGAACGGCCAGTATCGGATCACGAACGTTCCCGTCGATTCGCCGGGTGTCGATGAGACGGTAGCGGTGACCCAGGCGACGGGCTTCCAGCTGCCTGCTCCCAAGTCGGTTCACGTCCTCGCCGGCCAGCAATACGAGGCAGATTTCCAGCTCCAACCCTCTCCGTGAGGCGTTTCGCCAGAAGGAACCGTTCCAAATACCCCTGAACCTCTGTCCCGTTCCTAGAACCCGGCGCGTCGCGTACAGCGTTGGGAATTGGCATGGAGGACACCGTGGCGTTATCTTCCGGCGATATCCCCGCTGGCGCGAAGCAGCGTGGTGAATCCAAGGTCAACTCGGTCGACCGCGCCCTCGTCATCCTGGAGTACTTGGGGACGCAGACCAAGGAGATCGGCGTCCGGGAACTCGGGCAAGCAATCGGTCTCTCAAAGAGCAGCGTCCACCGCATTCTGCAGACCCTCCGCGCACGAGGCTTTGTCAAATGGAATCCCGACAACGCTCGGTATTCGCTCGGCATGCGCGCGTTCGAGGTCGGCTGCGGTATCCTGCGATCGATGGAAGCCCATACGGTGGCGAAACCGCATCTCGAGCAGCTCGTCAACGCGCTCGGTGAGACGGCGTTCTTGGGCGTTTTGGACGACGCTGAATTGGTCTACATCGACAAGATCGACGGCCGGCGGTCGGTGCGGATGTACGCCGACATCGGCGCGCGGCGTCCGTTGCACTGCACGGGCATCGGCAAAGCGCTGCTCGCCCATTTGGAGCGCGCGGACGTGGATCGGATCCTCGCTGCAAAGCCCCTCGCTCGATACACGAAGAACACGATAACCGACCCGGATCTGCTGCGCCAAGAGTTGGAGAAGATCCGCCGGCAGGGCTACGCCGAAGACAACGAAGAGATAGAAGAAGGTCTCTACTGCGCCGGCGCGCCGCTCTTCAATTATTCGGGCCGGCCGGTGGCAGCCATCTCCGTATCCGTGCCGAAGATCGGCGCACAGAACGTGCAGCGCGATCGCATCGTCAAGCACGTCGTTCAAGCAGCGCAAGAGATCTCCGCAAAGCTTGGCTACACGGGCAGACCGAAGACGTCCACAATCGGCTGACGCTAAGTCGCGAAGTCGTCTGACTCATGCGCATCGTCATCGCTCCGGATAAATTCAAAGGTTCGCTAACCGCTCGCGAAGCCGGCAACGCGATGGCGCGCGGTCTCGCGCGCGCGTTCCCGGGCGCGACTATCGATGTCGTGCCGGTCGCCGACGGCGGAGATGGCACCGCGCAGGCGCTTGTTGATGCGCTCGGCGGGAACTTCGTCGAGTCGACGGTCCGCGGCCCGGACGGAAAGGATGTCCGCGCGGCATACGGTGCGCTGCCGGACGGCCGGGCAGTCGTCGAACTGGCGCGCGCAAGCGGCCTCGCGCTCGTGGCACAAGGCAAGAACGATGCGCTTCAGGCGAGCACATTTGGCACGGGGCAGCTGATCGCAGCAGCGTTGGAGGGCGGCTGCAAGCGGCTGATCCTCGCGATCGGCGGTTCTGCGACGACTGACGGAGGAGCCGGCGCGCTCGCCGCGCTGGGAGCGCGTTTCCTCGACGCGAGCGGCAAGGAAATCGGTTCGGGAGGCGCCGCGCTGACGAAGCTGGAGACGATTCAGACGACCGAGCTCGATCAACGGTTGAAGGATGTCGAGATCCTCATCGCCTCAGATGTCGACAACCCGCTTCTGGGCAGGCGGGGCGCGGCCGCAGTCTTTGCGCCGCAGAAGGGCGCGAGTCCGGCCGATGTCGCGGCGCTGGAGGGCGCGCTCACGAAGTTCGCAGACGTCGTCGAGCGCCATACCGGTGCCCGCATGCGCGATGTGCCGGGTGCGGGCGCAGCCGGCGGCATCGGCTTCGGATTCTTGGCGCTTGCCGGCGCGCGGCTGCAGCCGGGCGCGGATCTTGTCCTGGATGCCATCAATTTTGCCGGACGAGTCGCCGGCGCAGACCTCGTGATCACAGGCGAAGGGCGGATCGACCGGCAGACGCTCGAAGGGAAGGCGCCCTACGCGGTTGCGAGAGCCGCCGGCAAGCGGCACATCCCGGCGGTTGCCATCGCCGGATCTCTCGACTGTTCGGCGGCAGATCTCGCGGAACTCGGCCTCGCGACGGCGATGAGCATCGTCGTGGCTCCGATCACCTTGGAGGAGGCGTTGGTGCGTGCCGCGCCGCTGGCGGAAGATGCCGCCGAGCGTTTGGGCCGTGCGATCGCCCTGACGCTATAAGCCGATCTCGGCGTTGCCGGGCTTCTGTCTGCCTTCGATCCAGCCGTTCATCGAGGCGCCGTGGACGTCGTTGATCAGCTTGACGATAGCGCGCCCGAGACGTTCGGGATCGTGACGCAGCACGTGAGTCTCTGACAGGAATCTTCCCGGCACGGGCGTGACCCCGAGCGGCGCGATCGCATCGAAGTCCGGCGAGACGGCAAAAGCGCGCTCGCGTTCGTACGCGCGCGCAAGCTTATGCGGCTGCTGGACGTTGACAAGCGCATAGTCGACGAGTCGTGCGTGAGTCCCCCGCAAAAGCGTATTGACGTGCTCGCTCGCCGTCATGCCGTCGGTCTCTCCGGGCTGCGTCATGATGTTGCAGACGTAGACTTTCACAGCCGAGGACGCGACGATCGCTTCCGTGATGCCCTGCACCAGCAAGTTCGGCATGACGCTCGTGTAGAGACTGCCCGGGCCGAGGATGATCGCATCCGCGTCTTCGATCGCTTGGATCGCCTCCGGCAGTCCGGTGCACCCGGCTGGAACGAGGCGGACTCGCTGGATTCGAGCGGTCGCCCTAGATATCGACGACTCGCCGCGCACTGTGGTGCCATCGTCGAGATCGGCTTCAAGCCCCACGTTGGCAAGTGTTGCCGGTAGAACGCGCCCTTTGATCGCCAATACGCGGCTGCTCTCTTTGATCGCGCGATCGAAATCGCCGGCGATACCGCACATGGCGGCGATGAAGAGATTGCCGAACGAGTGGCCCGACAATCCGTCGCCCTCGTGGAAACGGTATTGGAAGAGATCGGCCATCATCGATTCGCTGTCGGCGAGCGCCACGAGGCAGTTTCGGATATCGCCGGGCGGCAAGACGCCCAGTTCCTGGCGCAAGCGCCCGCTCGAGCCGCCGTCGTCGGTCACAGTGACGATCGCCGAGAGATTCGACGTGTACGGTTTCAGGCCGCGGAGCACGGTCGAGAGACCGGTTCCTCCGCCCACCACCGCTATCCGAAGGCCGCGGTCCAATCTGCGTGCCTCATAGATAGTCTCGATGAGACGCGTACCGGCTTCGGGCGAGAGCGCGGCGACGATGGAGCGCATCCATTGCCGCAGGCCGTAGTAGACAAGCACGATGCCGATGCACATGAAGATCCACTGCAGTGCGGGGCCGCCGAGCCACGGCAGCAGCACTTGGTCGATCGTCTCATTGATGTGAAAGTTGTAGAAGTGGGCATTTAGGACGCGTCCAAATCCGTCGAGAAAGAAGAAGCCGCCGATGATCGCCAGTATGAGCCAGCGCTTGAGCTTCATGCCCGGCGAGAGCCAGCGACCGAACCGGCCTAGAGCTGCGGATGCCTTACTCTTTTGCATCGCGCCGCTCCACGAACGCTTGGATTCCGGCCTGGCTCAGGTGCGCGACGAGTTCATTGGCGAGGTAGACAGAACGATGTCGTCCGCCCGTGCAGCCGATGGCGATGGTCAGATGCGCTTTTCCTTCGCGGATGAAACGAGGCAGGAGAAAGTCGACAAAGCGGTAGAGCTCGCGCTTGAAATCGCGCACCTCTTCGACGTCCGCTAAGAACGCTATCACCTTCGGGTGCGTTCCATCGAGCGGCTGAAGTTCATTGACATAGTTCGGATTCGGAAGAAAGCGCACGTCGAAGACGAGATCCGCATCGAGCGGGACGCCGTGCTTGAAGCCGAAGGCGACGACGGAGACGGTCATCGAGCCCTCGCCGGTCGAACCGGCAACCGCGTGACCGAGTTTTTCTTTGAGGGCCGAGAGCGTCAGCGCGGACGTGTCGATGATGACATCCGCCGCATCGCGTACCGGTTTTAGTTCCGTGCGCTCATGGATGATGCTATCGATGAGGCGGCCGCCGTCGGCCAACGGATGTTTCCGGCGCGTCTCCGAAAATCGCCGCACGAGCACTTCATCGCTTGCATCGAGGAAGATGAGGCGGTATCCGACGCCGTTATCCTTCAGCAGCTGAAGCTGGCCGAGGAGATCGCCGAAGATCTCTTCGCCGCGGATATCGAGCACGAGCGCGGCCTTGCGCAGACCCCGGCTGCCGCCGACAAGCTCGGCGAACTTCGGGATCAATCCAGGCGGCAAGTTGTCAACGCAGAAATATCCGAGATCTTCGAGGCACTTCGCGGCCTGGCTCTTGCCCGCTCCCGAGAGGCCCGTGACGATGACGAACTGCGTCGCCGGCGCCTGTGTGTGTGTCACGCTCCACATATTGGCCCAATGCCGGAGTTTGCCCCGCCTCAGGCGAACTGCGCGGCGCAACAGCGAGCAGTAAAGGGGCACGCGCGTGAAGGTTTTCCGGTTGGACGAGGCCACGGCGCTCCTCGACGTCGTGCGGCCTCTGGTCGACGAGCTGATCTGCATGCGGCGCGACGCCGCGATCAAATTGCTAGAGGCGCAGACGGCGAAGACGATGGTTTCGGATGCGACGGGTGCGCATCGCGCTTCGCTGCAAGAACGTCAAGCGCATGAATTGCAAGCCGCGCTCGTCGCGCTCATCGAACGGATCGAGTCGCATGGCTGCATCGTCAAAGATGTGGGGATGGGTCTGCTCGATTTTCCGGCGCTGCGCAGCGGTCAGCTCGTGAACCTGTGTTGGAAAGCCGGCGAACAATCCATCACGTTTTGGCACGGCGTCGATGAAGGATTCGCCGCCCGCAAACCCATCTCTCGCCGCCGCCGCTAGTCGGCCCCCCAATATACCGCACGGCATGCCGCGCGAGGACGCTCCCTCGCTCGCATCCAGCTCGCTCCGTCGCTCGGTTCACTTCGTCGCTCTCGCCATCCATGGCTTCGCTCCTCGTTCAACGCCTCGCTTGGGCATGCCGTGCGGACATGGCGAGTCGGAACGGAGCGACACGGCGACACCGGCGATGTCGATAGCCGGGGCGTCTGAGGCGGCGAGAGCCGCCTAAGTCGAGCGGCGGAGCTCAACTATCCCGATGTTCCGCCGCGTCCCCGGCGCAGACATCGCCGGTGTCGCGGGGCACGCCGTGATGTGAGTTGTTTGATCGAGCGATGTTGCCGAGACGCGCCTGTAAGCCGGGTTCTGTGCACGCACCGCGTGGGTGCGGCGGCGACCATCTCTCTGCGACGCCTGTCGCCAGGCGGCTGATGCGACGCTGTTTGGGAATCGAGCGGGCAGCTCGCGCCGCGCGAACGCGGCGAATCCCTTTCCGTCTTGCTCCCGGTGGGGTTTGCCCGGCCCGCGATTCTCACCGCGGCCGGTGCGCTCTTACCGCACCATTTCACCCTTACCGCGCGCAAGCGCGCGGCGGTTTGTTTCTGTGGCACTTTCCTTCGGGTCACCCCGACAGGCCGTTAGCCAGCACCGTTGCCCTATGGAGCCCGGACTTTCCTCAAGCCTCCTTGCGAAGGCTCGCGATCACCCGGCGCGCTCGGCACATCGCAGTATAGCACACTTTCGCGCTATGCCGCGCCGTCTCAATGAGTTTCTCGCCGGCCCGTCGTAGGACGGCGAACCGGAGGGTTTGCATGCACGCGTCGCGTCTCATGCCGGCGATCATTGCCGGCGTTATTGTGTCGGTAGTCGTCATCGGCGCAGCCGCCGGCGCTCCCGCAGTCGCTGTACCGCAGGCGACTCCGACCCCGGTCTCGAGCGCGACCGCGACACCCGCGCCCACACGACCGCCCAGCGAAGGCCAGATGCCGTACGAGCGGTTCGCCGATGGTGCGACGTCTCAGTCGGGGCTCTTCACCGTCTGGCGCAAACACGGGCGCGTCTTTCTGCAATTGGCCCCCACCCAACTCGACCACACGTACATGATTGCACCGATCCTGGCGAGCGGATTAGGCGAAGCGCTCTTTGCCGGCATCGAGTTCGACCCGATCCTCATCAGCTTCCGTCGCGTCGGCGACAACGTGATTCTGCAAGCGGAAAATCCGTACGGCAAAGCAAGTTCCGGCAGCCCTCAAGAGCGTGCTGTAGATATCTCGTATCCGCCTTCCGTCCTCGACTCGCAGCCGATCGTCGCCATCGACCAAAGCTCGGGCGATCTCGTCATCGGAGCGGATCTCTTTCTGACCGACCTCGAAGATCTGGCAGACGCCATCAACGGGCCGCCTGGCTCCGGCAATCCGTTCGTACGCTACCGTCTCGATCCGCGGTTGAGCTTCTTCGGCCCGACGAAGGCGTTTCCGAACAACATCGACATTGAATCCGACTTGACGTATTCGTCGTCGACACCCGGTTCGATCGACACGGTACCCGACGCGCGCAGCCTCTTCGTTCGCGTCAGTTACAGCATCGTGGATCTGCCGAACGACGGTTACATGCCTCGACTCGCCGACGACCGCGTGGGCTATTTCATCACCGCGCGCCGCCAGTACGATGATCCGCACGGCTCGACGAGTTTCGTCCGCTATATCGAGCGATGGAACATCCAAAAAGCCGATCCCCGCGCCCGCGTCTCGCCGGCGAAAAACCCCATCGTCTATTACATCGCAAACGATGTGCCGTTCGCCTATCGTGAGCCGATCCGGCGTGCACTGCTGACGTGGAACGATGCGTTCGCCGCAATCGGCATTACCAATGCGGTGCAAGTCCGCATGCAGCCCAACGACCCCGCGTGGGATCCGGACGACGTACGGTATTCCGTCGTGCGCTGGGTCGTCAGTCCGGATTCCGCATTCGCGTACGGTCCGAGCTTAGCCAATCCATTGACCGGAGAGATCTTTCGCTCCGACGTCGTGATCGACGGCAACCTCGCGCGCTATGGCGTCGGGTCGTTTGAGAACTTCGTCGCGCCGACAAAGGGCGCACTGCCGGCCGCGGCGCGGCCCTGCACGTTCAACGAATGCGACTACGGATCTGGCGAGCAGCAGCAATACGCGTGGGGCGCGTTGGCTCTTTCCCTGGACGACAAGTTCGGCCCGTCTGGGGCGATTCCGCAGTCTTTTACGAATGCGTTCATCCAATCCGTCGTCTTGCACGAATCGGGCCACAATCTCGGGCTGCGCCACAATTTTGCAAGCGATACCATCTATTCGCTGGCGCAACTGCATGACCCGAAATTCACTGCGGCTCACGGCCTCGTCGGTTCGGTGATGGACTACACGCCGCTGAACCTGTCGCCGCACGGTCAGCCGCAGGGCGCATACTTTCAGACGCGGCTTGGGCCGGCGGATTACTTCAGCATCAAGTACGGTTATCAGCATATCGCTGCTCGTACGCCCGAAGATGAGCGATCGGCGCTGAAGAAGATAGCTGCCGGCGCGGCCGCGCACGACCTGATCTATGCGACGGACGAAGACGCCGACTGGGAGGAAGGATTCGCGACCGATCCACGCGTGGGCGCGTTCAAGCTTGGCAGCGACCCGCTCGCATTTGTCGCCAATCAGCTGACGATCGACCGTCATCTTTTCGCCACGTTGACGACGCGGTTGCCTTCGACCGGGAACAGCTTTCAGGACGTCCGCACGGGGATGCTCGTGACGCTGAACGACTGGTATCGGAGCGCCACGTTTGCGACGCACTACATCGGCGGAGAGTATTTCTCGCGCAACCATCGCGGCGATCCGGGGGCGGTGGCACCCTTTCGGCCCGTCGCGCGCGCAGATGAGCGCCGCGCCTTCGACCTGCTTGCGAAGAACGTTTTCGCCGACGATGCGTTCGCATATCCGCCGGCCCTGCTCCAGAGCCTGGGCGCCGATCGCTTCGCGCATTGGCAGAGCGAT belongs to Candidatus Eremiobacteraceae bacterium and includes:
- a CDS encoding heme-copper oxidase subunit III; this translates as MASHALTLDDAQYEEQRDHRLLGFLFFLISDCIIFSSFIFTYLYLRSAAPVWPPAGVTPADLYMAGVNSIVLFGSGATMHFAMESFKHDKHLRFYWWMMATILLGSMFLGGQAIEYTNLIHENTMWTTSIYGSSFFSLTGLHGFHVLIGVCFLVVVLNQTLSGTYTKTRYFGLTAASLYWHFVDVIWVALFSILYVWR
- a CDS encoding IclR family transcriptional regulator, whose product is MALSSGDIPAGAKQRGESKVNSVDRALVILEYLGTQTKEIGVRELGQAIGLSKSSVHRILQTLRARGFVKWNPDNARYSLGMRAFEVGCGILRSMEAHTVAKPHLEQLVNALGETAFLGVLDDAELVYIDKIDGRRSVRMYADIGARRPLHCTGIGKALLAHLERADVDRILAAKPLARYTKNTITDPDLLRQELEKIRRQGYAEDNEEIEEGLYCAGAPLFNYSGRPVAAISVSVPKIGAQNVQRDRIVKHVVQAAQEISAKLGYTGRPKTSTIG
- a CDS encoding glycerate kinase encodes the protein MRIVIAPDKFKGSLTAREAGNAMARGLARAFPGATIDVVPVADGGDGTAQALVDALGGNFVESTVRGPDGKDVRAAYGALPDGRAVVELARASGLALVAQGKNDALQASTFGTGQLIAAALEGGCKRLILAIGGSATTDGGAGALAALGARFLDASGKEIGSGGAALTKLETIQTTELDQRLKDVEILIASDVDNPLLGRRGAAAVFAPQKGASPADVAALEGALTKFADVVERHTGARMRDVPGAGAAGGIGFGFLALAGARLQPGADLVLDAINFAGRVAGADLVITGEGRIDRQTLEGKAPYAVARAAGKRHIPAVAIAGSLDCSAADLAELGLATAMSIVVAPITLEEALVRAAPLAEDAAERLGRAIALTL
- a CDS encoding carboxypeptidase-like regulatory domain-containing protein; amino-acid sequence: MIGQKIVGTALVAACLAAAACGTGPGPVGQGNYGTIFGTVTNASNGKPIQGAIVTVSVVVSVPTDANGQYRITNVPVDSPGVDETVAVTQATGFQLPAPKSVHVLAGQQYEADFQLQPSP
- a CDS encoding DUF2203 domain-containing protein — translated: MKVFRLDEATALLDVVRPLVDELICMRRDAAIKLLEAQTAKTMVSDATGAHRASLQERQAHELQAALVALIERIESHGCIVKDVGMGLLDFPALRSGQLVNLCWKAGEQSITFWHGVDEGFAARKPISRRRR
- a CDS encoding gluconeogenesis factor YvcK family protein, which translates into the protein MQKSKASAALGRFGRWLSPGMKLKRWLILAIIGGFFFLDGFGRVLNAHFYNFHINETIDQVLLPWLGGPALQWIFMCIGIVLVYYGLRQWMRSIVAALSPEAGTRLIETIYEARRLDRGLRIAVVGGGTGLSTVLRGLKPYTSNLSAIVTVTDDGGSSGRLRQELGVLPPGDIRNCLVALADSESMMADLFQYRFHEGDGLSGHSFGNLFIAAMCGIAGDFDRAIKESSRVLAIKGRVLPATLANVGLEADLDDGTTVRGESSISRATARIQRVRLVPAGCTGLPEAIQAIEDADAIILGPGSLYTSVMPNLLVQGITEAIVASSAVKVYVCNIMTQPGETDGMTASEHVNTLLRGTHARLVDYALVNVQQPHKLARAYERERAFAVSPDFDAIAPLGVTPVPGRFLSETHVLRHDPERLGRAIVKLINDVHGASMNGWIEGRQKPGNAEIGL
- the rapZ gene encoding RNase adapter RapZ, which produces MTHTQAPATQFVIVTGLSGAGKSQAAKCLEDLGYFCVDNLPPGLIPKFAELVGGSRGLRKAALVLDIRGEEIFGDLLGQLQLLKDNGVGYRLIFLDASDEVLVRRFSETRRKHPLADGGRLIDSIIHERTELKPVRDAADVIIDTSALTLSALKEKLGHAVAGSTGEGSMTVSVVAFGFKHGVPLDADLVFDVRFLPNPNYVNELQPLDGTHPKVIAFLADVEEVRDFKRELYRFVDFLLPRFIREGKAHLTIAIGCTGGRHRSVYLANELVAHLSQAGIQAFVERRDAKE
- a CDS encoding SCO family protein; the encoded protein is MSTMVKFGAGRETPRECATSRPGGLAAFALASFVAATGISLPAFAAPPNPFSLPPERVLGRGDLIPDTSLVDQTGAHRSLRDFRGDTLVIGFIYTSCKDECPLVTAKFSALESRLPQAGFHLIEVTVDPERDTPRVLAAYAKTHHVDAARWTLLTGSATAIALFERALGVSAIDDGRGTIVHNDRTIIVDGQGTIADVIDEAGWTPDDIASDARNVAGLAANPLDRMDLALGQAVAYVCGGVVNGRTGLTDLVAVIAIFGLSAWAMVWVSRKFFTTGS
- a CDS encoding zinc-dependent metalloprotease: MHASRLMPAIIAGVIVSVVVIGAAAGAPAVAVPQATPTPVSSATATPAPTRPPSEGQMPYERFADGATSQSGLFTVWRKHGRVFLQLAPTQLDHTYMIAPILASGLGEALFAGIEFDPILISFRRVGDNVILQAENPYGKASSGSPQERAVDISYPPSVLDSQPIVAIDQSSGDLVIGADLFLTDLEDLADAINGPPGSGNPFVRYRLDPRLSFFGPTKAFPNNIDIESDLTYSSSTPGSIDTVPDARSLFVRVSYSIVDLPNDGYMPRLADDRVGYFITARRQYDDPHGSTSFVRYIERWNIQKADPRARVSPAKNPIVYYIANDVPFAYREPIRRALLTWNDAFAAIGITNAVQVRMQPNDPAWDPDDVRYSVVRWVVSPDSAFAYGPSLANPLTGEIFRSDVVIDGNLARYGVGSFENFVAPTKGALPAAARPCTFNECDYGSGEQQQYAWGALALSLDDKFGPSGAIPQSFTNAFIQSVVLHESGHNLGLRHNFASDTIYSLAQLHDPKFTAAHGLVGSVMDYTPLNLSPHGQPQGAYFQTRLGPADYFSIKYGYQHIAARTPEDERSALKKIAAGAAAHDLIYATDEDADWEEGFATDPRVGAFKLGSDPLAFVANQLTIDRHLFATLTTRLPSTGNSFQDVRTGMLVTLNDWYRSATFATHYIGGEYFSRNHRGDPGAVAPFRPVARADERRAFDLLAKNVFADDAFAYPPALLQSLGADRFAHWQSDPNASGRLDLPVDEFAEAYQAILLRQMWQPTVLARLDGIQAVASPPSSTMSLADLFDWTDGAVWDDFGSARTVAVPEVHRALQHYYAEMLIGIMLHPERGTPSDASALARHHLSMLQDQLNTALSNGVADETTQANFEDIRTEVSQALHATMLSGQ